One genomic window of Acidobacteriota bacterium includes the following:
- a CDS encoding glycosyltransferase family 2 protein — translation MPTGELLSILVPVYNETSTVAAVIDRLRAIDLPLPREIVIVDDGSTDGTREVLDGLASRDQSLRVIHADRNAGKGASIRLGLASIGGTIVVIQDADLELDPAQLSSLVAPILSGEASVVYGSRFLERRGGLPLLTLAANVTLTAVTNLLYRSHLTDMETCYKVMRTEVARALRLESNRFDIEPEITAKLLMAGHRIFEVPVRYEPRGRGQGKKIRWRDGIQALRVLVGCRFGGRPSHGRG, via the coding sequence ATGCCGACCGGCGAACTTCTCTCGATTCTCGTTCCCGTCTACAACGAGACCAGCACCGTCGCCGCTGTCATCGACCGCCTCCGCGCGATCGATCTGCCGCTGCCGCGCGAAATTGTCATCGTCGACGACGGGTCGACTGACGGCACTCGCGAGGTCCTCGACGGTCTGGCCAGCCGGGACCAGTCCCTGCGCGTGATTCACGCCGACCGGAACGCCGGGAAGGGGGCCTCCATCCGTTTGGGCCTGGCATCAATCGGCGGCACCATCGTCGTGATTCAGGATGCGGATCTCGAGCTGGATCCCGCCCAGCTTTCATCGCTGGTCGCGCCCATCCTGAGCGGGGAGGCGTCGGTCGTCTACGGCTCGCGCTTTCTTGAACGGCGAGGCGGGCTTCCCCTGCTCACGCTCGCCGCGAACGTGACCCTGACAGCCGTCACCAACCTGCTGTACCGATCGCATCTCACCGATATGGAGACCTGTTACAAGGTCATGCGGACCGAGGTCGCGCGCGCACTGCGACTCGAATCCAACCGGTTCGACATCGAACCCGAGATCACCGCGAAGCTGCTGATGGCGGGCCACCGCATCTTCGAAGTGCCTGTGCGGTACGAACCGCGCGGGCGCGGCCAGGGGAAGAAGATCAGGTGGCGTGACGGGATCCAGGCCCTACGGGTGCTGGTCGGCTGCAGGTTTGGCGGACGGCCGAGCCACGGCCGTGGATGA
- a CDS encoding GDP-mannose 4,6-dehydratase has translation MRALITGGAGFIGSHLADHLLEAGHTVFVLDDLSTGAFSNIAHLKGRPNFHYTIDSVTNEPVLAELVDQADVVYHLAAAVGVRLIVEHPVRTIETNVHGTEVVLAHAAKKNKTVVIASTSEVYGKSTDVPFQETGDVKLGQTGKHRWAYACSKLIDEFLALAYWKEKGLPVIIVRLFNTVGPRQTGRYGMVVPNFVTQALAGQPITVFGDGSQTRCFTYVGDVVWALSKVVAEPRAIGGVFNLGHAEEVSILALAERVKALTGSASPIVTIPYDEAYEAGFEDMPRRVPDISKIRDLIGYEPRVPLDEILKRVIAFHRQQ, from the coding sequence ATGCGTGCACTCATCACGGGCGGGGCCGGGTTTATCGGCTCGCACCTGGCGGATCACCTGCTGGAGGCCGGCCACACGGTCTTCGTCCTTGACGATCTGTCCACAGGCGCGTTCAGCAATATCGCCCATTTGAAGGGCCGGCCCAATTTTCACTACACCATCGATTCGGTGACCAACGAGCCCGTACTCGCGGAGCTGGTGGATCAGGCGGACGTCGTTTATCACCTGGCCGCGGCGGTCGGCGTCCGGCTTATCGTCGAGCATCCCGTGCGCACGATTGAAACCAATGTGCATGGCACCGAGGTCGTACTCGCGCATGCGGCGAAGAAGAACAAGACCGTCGTGATCGCGTCGACCTCCGAGGTGTACGGCAAGAGCACCGACGTCCCATTCCAGGAAACGGGGGACGTGAAGCTGGGCCAGACGGGCAAGCACCGCTGGGCTTACGCGTGCAGCAAGCTGATCGACGAGTTCCTCGCGCTGGCGTACTGGAAAGAGAAGGGCCTGCCGGTGATCATCGTCCGGCTCTTCAACACCGTCGGCCCGAGGCAGACCGGCCGGTACGGGATGGTGGTGCCGAATTTTGTGACCCAGGCGCTGGCGGGCCAACCGATTACCGTCTTTGGTGATGGCAGCCAGACGCGGTGCTTCACTTACGTCGGCGATGTCGTGTGGGCGCTCTCCAAGGTCGTGGCCGAGCCGCGCGCGATTGGCGGCGTCTTCAACCTCGGCCATGCGGAAGAAGTCTCGATCCTGGCGCTGGCTGAGCGCGTGAAGGCACTGACGGGCAGCGCTTCTCCGATTGTGACGATCCCGTACGACGAAGCGTACGAAGCGGGATTCGAGGATATGCCCCGGCGCGTACCCGACATCAGCAAGATTCGCGACCTCATCGGGTACGAGCCGCGGGTGCCGCTGGATGAGATCCTGAAGCGGGTGATCGCCTTTCATCGGCAGCAGTAG
- a CDS encoding radical SAM/SPASM domain-containing protein encodes MAQTIRQHARRWIESLLLREAKPVRRILLAAGRDRARRLPDIVQIEATNICNAKCTFCPRDDMERRQGIMDMALYQKIVDECAELGIRHVRMHNYGEAFVDKRLPEKIRYAKQRGIAEVGVITNGSLLGPDVAKAVIEAGLDAINISLDAAGKDTFESTRLGLKYDKVMLNLEGFLRIRQELGRRRPKLILSFVRQGDSAEEQSFIDRWSAVADKVHITAMHNWAGTLDQKSDVHFPCYRQWLSFTVLWDGRVSLCCADFDGTVVLGDLCTETIEQIWHSEIYRRTRREHLTTGGPEICRSCDLPMKDSPLWITQLF; translated from the coding sequence GTGGCGCAGACCATCCGGCAACACGCGCGGCGGTGGATCGAATCGCTCCTGTTGCGCGAGGCGAAGCCCGTCCGGCGGATCCTCCTCGCGGCTGGGCGCGATCGCGCGCGCCGGCTCCCCGACATCGTCCAGATCGAAGCCACCAACATCTGCAACGCCAAGTGCACGTTCTGTCCCCGCGACGACATGGAGCGCCGGCAGGGAATCATGGACATGGCGCTCTACCAGAAGATCGTGGACGAATGCGCCGAACTTGGCATCCGTCACGTCCGGATGCACAACTACGGCGAAGCGTTCGTGGACAAGCGGCTGCCCGAGAAGATCCGCTACGCGAAGCAACGCGGCATCGCGGAGGTGGGCGTCATCACGAACGGATCGCTGCTGGGGCCAGACGTGGCGAAAGCGGTCATCGAGGCGGGGCTCGACGCGATCAACATCAGCCTGGACGCCGCTGGCAAGGACACATTTGAATCAACGCGTCTCGGACTGAAATACGACAAGGTGATGTTGAATCTCGAGGGGTTCCTCCGCATCCGGCAGGAACTCGGTCGGCGCCGGCCGAAGCTCATCCTGTCGTTCGTGCGACAGGGAGACAGCGCCGAGGAACAGTCCTTCATCGATCGCTGGTCCGCCGTGGCCGACAAGGTCCACATCACTGCAATGCACAACTGGGCGGGCACGCTTGACCAGAAGTCCGACGTTCACTTCCCGTGCTATCGCCAATGGCTGAGCTTCACGGTGCTGTGGGACGGGCGCGTGAGCCTCTGCTGCGCGGATTTCGACGGCACGGTCGTCCTGGGCGATCTGTGCACGGAGACGATCGAACAGATCTGGCACAGCGAGATCTACCGGCGGACACGCCGCGAGCACCTGACCACCGGCGGCCCCGAGATCTGCCGGAGCTGCGACCTGCCCATGAAGGACTCTCCCCTCTGGATCACACAGCTGTTCTGA
- a CDS encoding glycosyltransferase family 39 protein, whose product MFQKLKLLSADLTVYGMGDVAIQVVNFLLLPVYVLVLTPTDYGVLGVLLVVEQILRVVYRWGVDASFMRYYYDCHDTAARQRLASTLFFFLVVASGGLMVAGVTVAPFVARRVFDSPAYALSMQLVFLTTFLSCLSFLPFHVMRIEGRTRTFVSLTFTANLSTLLGKLLFVIALRLGVLGIYLADLVVAVGIIVLLLPRFVALIRPVFSMQVLRECLRFGLPRLPHGMAHQVIAGADRYILSLFYALREVGIYTIGANLGLGMKLFLSAFENAWAPFYFSEMKQPGAKQTFRTVTTYGMTVLLLMVAGLSAVAYDLVRLMTKPEFYGAARFVPWIALSVALQGVYLLTSIGLNITKRTVFYPVSTGIAAAASVAASFILIPRFGVEAAAWSNTIAYGVLAGTAMWFSQRVYPISYDWGRLARVAVAAVLSTMIARMILPVGVMPIIGVIVRGSVVLASFTGILALLGYFQPREIDRIKSLGRRLWRKSSAGGPVEGEADEGEADEEGPVASFGRIERNRTALAGYCLAAVLVLAFALRVLGIGFGLPQLYNPDEVSIMSRALAFAKGNLNPHNFLYPTFYFYVLFVWIGGYFVVALLSGAVASIGAFQASFFTDPSGIYLAGRSLSVVCGVLTVVLVYRLGRRLAGRSGGLAAALFMTVAPFAVRDAHYVKHDVPATLAVVAAYLALFALDSCTDRYRRRWLVMAGAACGVAFSVHYYTVFLALPLAAAVMAGERRRLMAIRDLLIAGGAAAIVFVALSPFLLVEFRTALSDMAANRSIVVDRAVGHGHGWFGSARTYADMFWHDAVGWPVFLLGLVGIPVLAAASRRQAVLLLLFPVAFMVFIANTVPATRYLNPVIPFVAVSAGAAVAAFARMLGGRRQVAALVVCLLAAVPGATASIASGLFFRQIDTRTLALRYIEHQIQPGSGVAVQPYSVPVLQSREGLIESLRANLGDERRASAKFQLRLALTPYPEPGYRTIFLGDGGLDADKIYVGYAQLGGTRGLSALRAHGVTCIIVKRYNVPSPETVPFLTALESEGRLLATFSPYRPGTVRTAETEPEPYVHNTDARITAELERPGPVIEIWQLPDRTS is encoded by the coding sequence GTGTTTCAGAAGCTGAAGCTGCTGTCGGCAGACTTGACGGTATACGGCATGGGAGACGTGGCGATCCAGGTCGTCAACTTCCTGCTGCTGCCCGTGTACGTCCTCGTCCTGACGCCGACCGACTACGGCGTCCTCGGCGTTCTGCTCGTCGTCGAACAGATACTGCGTGTTGTGTACCGGTGGGGCGTCGATGCCTCGTTCATGCGGTACTACTACGACTGCCATGACACCGCCGCCCGTCAACGGCTGGCCAGCACGTTGTTCTTCTTCCTCGTCGTGGCCAGTGGCGGGCTCATGGTCGCCGGCGTTACTGTGGCGCCGTTCGTGGCGCGCCGGGTGTTCGACAGCCCCGCATACGCGCTGTCGATGCAACTCGTCTTTCTGACCACCTTTCTCAGCTGTCTGTCGTTCCTGCCGTTTCACGTCATGCGCATCGAGGGCAGGACCAGGACCTTCGTCTCGCTGACGTTCACGGCGAATCTCTCGACGCTTCTCGGCAAGCTCCTGTTCGTCATCGCGCTGCGGTTGGGCGTGCTCGGCATCTATCTGGCGGATCTGGTCGTCGCGGTGGGCATCATCGTCCTGCTGCTGCCCCGATTCGTCGCGCTGATCCGTCCGGTGTTCTCGATGCAGGTCCTCAGGGAATGCCTGCGGTTCGGACTGCCGCGGCTGCCGCATGGCATGGCGCACCAGGTCATTGCCGGGGCGGATCGATACATCCTCAGCCTGTTCTATGCCCTGCGCGAGGTCGGCATCTACACCATCGGCGCCAACCTCGGGCTCGGCATGAAGCTCTTTCTGAGCGCGTTCGAGAACGCGTGGGCGCCGTTCTACTTCTCGGAGATGAAACAACCGGGGGCCAAGCAGACGTTCCGGACGGTAACCACCTATGGGATGACCGTGCTGCTGCTGATGGTGGCTGGACTGTCGGCGGTGGCCTACGATCTCGTGCGCCTCATGACGAAGCCGGAGTTCTACGGCGCCGCGCGCTTCGTGCCCTGGATCGCGCTGAGCGTGGCGCTGCAGGGCGTCTATCTGCTGACGTCGATCGGCCTGAACATCACCAAGCGAACCGTCTTCTATCCCGTCTCGACCGGCATCGCCGCCGCCGCCAGTGTGGCGGCCAGCTTCATCCTGATCCCCCGGTTCGGGGTCGAGGCCGCGGCGTGGTCAAACACCATCGCGTATGGCGTGCTGGCCGGAACCGCGATGTGGTTCTCGCAGCGGGTCTACCCCATTTCCTATGACTGGGGCCGCCTCGCGCGCGTGGCGGTCGCCGCGGTGCTGTCGACCATGATTGCCAGGATGATCCTGCCGGTCGGCGTCATGCCGATCATCGGGGTGATCGTCCGCGGGAGTGTGGTGCTGGCGTCATTCACGGGGATACTGGCGCTGTTGGGCTACTTTCAGCCCCGCGAGATTGACCGGATCAAGTCGCTGGGCCGGCGTCTCTGGCGCAAGTCATCGGCAGGCGGGCCGGTCGAAGGCGAGGCCGACGAAGGCGAGGCCGACGAAGAGGGACCGGTCGCCAGCTTCGGTCGGATCGAGCGGAACCGCACCGCGCTCGCGGGATACTGCCTCGCGGCGGTGCTGGTACTGGCATTCGCTCTTCGAGTGCTGGGGATTGGCTTCGGATTGCCGCAACTGTACAACCCGGACGAAGTCTCGATCATGTCGCGGGCTCTCGCCTTTGCAAAAGGCAACCTGAATCCTCATAACTTCCTGTATCCGACCTTCTATTTCTACGTGCTCTTCGTGTGGATTGGGGGGTACTTCGTCGTGGCCCTCCTATCGGGCGCGGTCGCCTCGATTGGCGCCTTCCAGGCCAGTTTCTTCACCGATCCAAGCGGCATCTATCTGGCCGGTCGAAGCCTCAGCGTGGTGTGCGGCGTGCTCACCGTGGTGCTCGTCTACCGGCTGGGCAGGCGGTTGGCGGGGCGTAGCGGCGGTCTTGCGGCCGCGCTCTTCATGACGGTCGCGCCATTTGCCGTGCGCGATGCGCACTACGTGAAGCACGACGTGCCGGCGACGCTCGCGGTGGTCGCAGCCTATCTCGCGCTGTTCGCGCTCGACTCCTGCACCGACCGCTACCGCCGGCGCTGGCTGGTGATGGCTGGAGCAGCCTGCGGCGTGGCATTCTCGGTCCATTACTACACCGTGTTCCTCGCGCTCCCGCTCGCTGCGGCCGTCATGGCAGGCGAACGCCGCCGGCTGATGGCGATCAGGGACCTGCTGATTGCGGGTGGTGCGGCCGCCATCGTGTTCGTTGCGCTGTCGCCATTCCTGCTGGTCGAGTTCCGTACCGCGCTGTCAGATATGGCCGCCAACCGGAGCATCGTTGTCGATCGCGCCGTCGGTCACGGCCACGGGTGGTTCGGGAGCGCCCGGACCTACGCCGACATGTTCTGGCACGATGCCGTCGGATGGCCCGTCTTCTTGCTCGGTCTCGTGGGAATCCCTGTGCTGGCTGCGGCCTCGCGACGCCAGGCGGTGCTGCTGCTGCTGTTCCCGGTGGCCTTCATGGTGTTCATTGCGAACACGGTCCCGGCCACCAGGTACCTCAACCCGGTCATTCCATTCGTGGCCGTGTCGGCCGGCGCCGCCGTTGCGGCGTTCGCGAGGATGCTGGGAGGGCGGCGGCAAGTCGCGGCACTCGTCGTGTGCCTGCTGGCGGCGGTCCCTGGCGCCACAGCCAGTATCGCCTCGGGCCTGTTCTTCAGGCAGATCGATACCCGCACGCTCGCTCTGCGCTACATCGAACACCAGATTCAGCCGGGATCGGGCGTCGCCGTCCAGCCATACTCGGTGCCGGTTCTCCAATCACGGGAAGGCCTCATCGAGTCGCTGCGAGCAAATCTCGGCGACGAGCGTCGCGCGTCAGCCAAGTTCCAGCTCCGGCTCGCGCTCACTCCTTATCCGGAGCCGGGATATCGAACGATCTTCCTCGGCGACGGAGGCCTGGATGCGGACAAGATCTACGTCGGCTACGCGCAGTTGGGCGGAACGAGAGGCTTGAGCGCCCTGCGGGCTCACGGCGTGACCTGCATCATCGTCAAACGCTACAATGTCCCTTCCCCGGAAACGGTGCCGTTCCTCACGGCGCTTGAATCCGAGGGACGATTGCTCGCGACGTTCTCGCCTTACCGTCCCGGAACCGTCCGGACGGCCGAGACAGAGCCAGAGCCGTATGTCCATAACACCGACGCCCGCATCACGGCCGAACTGGAGCGCCCTGGCCCTGTGATCGAAATCTGGCAGCTCCCGGATCGAACTTCATGA
- a CDS encoding glycosyltransferase, with protein sequence MSARPDLSVVVPVHNEASRVVAGLQALVSYLAALPLTSEIVLVDDGSSDETVPLARPLLPATGQLMEEPHRGKGGAVRAGMLSARGECVIFLDIDMATPLRFVAPCVERLHANADVVIGSRRTADARIERHQGRLREWLGVGFSLMSRLITGARVSDFTCGFKGFRRDAAQAIFSLQRVDNWSFDAEVLFLANRLGLRVEELPVVWTNDTRSKVRLGRDILGSLAGLLTIRANHLLGRYRR encoded by the coding sequence ATGAGCGCCCGTCCGGATCTCTCGGTCGTGGTGCCGGTCCACAACGAGGCGTCCCGCGTCGTTGCGGGGTTGCAGGCGCTCGTCAGCTATCTCGCGGCGCTTCCACTCACTTCGGAGATCGTCCTGGTTGATGATGGCAGCAGCGACGAGACCGTGCCCCTCGCGCGACCCTTGCTGCCGGCAACAGGTCAACTGATGGAGGAACCCCATCGGGGAAAGGGGGGCGCGGTCCGCGCAGGCATGCTGTCGGCTCGGGGTGAGTGCGTCATCTTCCTCGACATCGACATGGCGACGCCGCTGCGCTTCGTTGCCCCATGCGTTGAGCGCCTGCACGCGAATGCCGACGTGGTGATCGGCAGCCGGCGGACCGCTGACGCCAGGATTGAGCGGCACCAGGGACGGCTCCGCGAGTGGCTCGGCGTGGGATTCTCCCTGATGTCGCGGCTGATCACCGGCGCCCGAGTCAGTGATTTCACGTGCGGATTCAAGGGATTCCGCCGGGATGCCGCCCAGGCGATCTTCAGTCTGCAGCGTGTCGACAACTGGAGTTTCGATGCGGAGGTGTTGTTTCTGGCCAACAGGCTCGGCCTTCGCGTGGAGGAACTGCCCGTGGTGTGGACCAACGACACGCGATCCAAGGTCCGCCTCGGGCGCGACATCCTCGGATCGCTGGCGGGCCTGCTGACGATCCGCGCCAACCACCTGCTCGGCCGGTATCGCCGGTAG
- a CDS encoding glycosyltransferase family 39 protein, protein MRRFPGVDIIEREWKYFAMRQRLHTLPASIGTPTRSRFILAVALACLVGLGLRGAFQPADPPSHATVGIVWHDEGVWVHNARNRVLFDQWRTDGWNPMFVSPVFTGIEWSVFKALGVGLSQARLPSILFSALSVLALAVGIRSVGTRSSAAIAACLAATNYIYVMYGRVALLEATMIGLMVMAWSAYAASRRRPVLGFVAGALAVTSFCTKASAAFFVVGLGLDCCWALYRHVAATRSGATESQDTAQEARAAGWTLTGLVVFSMAALLAFVIPNWSEYAFYNIKLYGQRRAASGLSVVITRASWFPIVHDFFTRMLALTWLSMAGLLAGLIDWKRRPAGDRLLSLWLALGVMELILQDTGNERRFVYLIPAMIGVASLTLGRDRRLLPEHVRELTLKQAWWLLPIAAFALYTGWGALARLPFLYEPKPGVRLAALLAVISLAGGLAFWRRGVGRFLTTTWMPASALAVAAVIVAGDLAQYTQWAAGRTYKNVEASREVGRLLPWGTPVLGKLANGLALENGIRPLYVGLHFGNYDDKELWARVPYVLTYLAPRIGYEGETILEVLHASPGWRVTARFPVSESTGGRDLAGLIVKPIRASPPMSR, encoded by the coding sequence TTGCGGCGGTTCCCGGGCGTCGATATCATCGAGCGCGAGTGGAAGTACTTTGCCATGCGCCAACGGCTGCACACTCTGCCGGCCAGCATCGGAACGCCCACCAGGAGCCGCTTTATCCTGGCCGTGGCCCTGGCCTGCCTTGTGGGCCTCGGATTGCGCGGCGCCTTTCAGCCGGCTGACCCGCCGTCTCACGCCACCGTCGGCATCGTCTGGCACGACGAGGGCGTGTGGGTGCATAACGCCCGCAACCGAGTGCTCTTCGACCAGTGGCGCACCGACGGCTGGAATCCGATGTTCGTGTCGCCGGTCTTCACGGGGATCGAGTGGTCGGTCTTCAAGGCCCTGGGCGTCGGGCTGAGCCAGGCCCGGCTGCCGTCGATTCTCTTCAGCGCGCTGTCGGTGCTGGCATTGGCCGTCGGAATCCGCAGCGTGGGAACCCGGTCGTCGGCGGCGATCGCCGCGTGTCTGGCCGCGACCAACTACATCTACGTCATGTACGGGCGCGTCGCGCTGCTCGAAGCCACCATGATTGGCCTCATGGTCATGGCGTGGAGTGCGTATGCCGCCTCCCGCCGGCGGCCGGTGCTCGGATTCGTCGCTGGCGCGCTGGCCGTCACGTCGTTTTGCACCAAGGCGTCGGCCGCGTTCTTCGTTGTCGGCCTCGGACTCGATTGCTGCTGGGCGCTGTACCGCCACGTCGCCGCAACGCGATCCGGCGCCACCGAGAGCCAAGACACCGCGCAGGAGGCGCGGGCGGCAGGATGGACGCTGACTGGCCTCGTCGTCTTTTCAATGGCGGCGCTGCTGGCATTCGTCATCCCGAACTGGTCCGAGTACGCGTTCTACAACATCAAGCTGTACGGTCAGCGCAGAGCGGCGTCCGGGTTGTCGGTGGTCATCACCCGCGCCAGCTGGTTCCCGATCGTGCACGACTTCTTCACCCGCATGCTGGCGCTGACGTGGCTGTCAATGGCCGGGCTACTCGCGGGCCTGATCGACTGGAAGCGTCGGCCGGCTGGCGATCGCCTGCTCTCACTCTGGCTGGCGCTCGGCGTCATGGAGTTGATCCTTCAGGACACGGGGAACGAGCGCCGGTTCGTGTACCTGATCCCCGCGATGATCGGCGTGGCCTCTCTGACGCTCGGCAGGGATCGCCGGCTGCTGCCTGAGCACGTCCGGGAGTTGACGCTGAAGCAGGCCTGGTGGCTCCTGCCGATTGCGGCCTTCGCCCTCTACACGGGTTGGGGGGCGCTCGCGAGACTGCCGTTCCTCTACGAACCGAAGCCGGGGGTCCGGCTGGCGGCATTGCTCGCCGTGATCAGTCTGGCTGGCGGGCTCGCGTTCTGGCGGCGGGGCGTGGGACGTTTTCTCACGACGACCTGGATGCCGGCAAGCGCGCTGGCCGTGGCCGCGGTCATCGTGGCGGGCGATCTGGCGCAGTACACGCAGTGGGCCGCGGGGCGCACCTACAAGAACGTCGAGGCCTCGCGAGAGGTTGGGCGATTGCTGCCCTGGGGCACGCCGGTGCTCGGGAAGCTGGCAAACGGGCTCGCGCTGGAGAACGGCATTCGCCCCCTGTACGTCGGTTTGCATTTCGGCAACTACGACGACAAGGAACTGTGGGCCAGGGTTCCCTATGTCCTCACCTACCTCGCACCGCGAATCGGGTATGAAGGGGAGACGATCCTCGAGGTGCTTCACGCGTCACCAGGCTGGCGCGTGACGGCGCGATTTCCGGTCTCGGAATCGACTGGCGGGCGCGACCTCGCGGGGTTGATCGTCAAGCCAATCCGCGCGAGCCCGCCGATGAGCAGGTGA
- a CDS encoding radical SAM protein, whose amino-acid sequence MSPLHVLLDPLARVLRASPAVNRVWARVRSWRLERGARRILARRDGSAGRLPGGVVFEATMRCNLHCAFCYVGALLNVEGEWREELSLDRLDRAFPESQGLQISLTGGEIFVRKDIVAALDLFRRKRYVCGYLTTNGTAITDERAEALAQLAIQGFVKHISVSIDGPPEIHDVARGAKGTFEQTARGVRRLRAAAGRTGAPLRVSINTTVAADSIESLHRMADVARDLGVDAIGLNHLMYSTPEEVDQTLRILGVADPAVIATYVTRDPGVAPARVSSQVNALQRQCRERGIKFDFRPRVRPELVDAYYTPGTSLSGRCLYPFRHARVGFSGKVYFCPFIRVVVGDLATETLGQVWTSERYAAMRRQLLEHKLFPVCRRCCKVELERPGA is encoded by the coding sequence ATGTCTCCCCTGCATGTCCTGCTGGATCCGCTCGCGCGAGTCCTGCGTGCATCTCCGGCCGTGAACCGGGTCTGGGCTCGCGTCCGGTCCTGGCGGCTCGAGCGTGGCGCCCGGCGTATCCTGGCCAGACGCGACGGCAGTGCCGGGCGGCTGCCGGGCGGCGTCGTGTTCGAAGCGACGATGCGCTGCAACCTGCACTGCGCGTTCTGCTACGTCGGTGCGCTGCTGAACGTCGAAGGCGAGTGGCGGGAGGAACTGTCGCTCGATCGGCTCGACCGCGCGTTCCCTGAAAGCCAGGGACTTCAAATCAGCTTGACCGGCGGCGAGATCTTCGTTCGCAAGGACATCGTCGCCGCACTCGACCTGTTTCGCCGGAAGCGCTACGTCTGCGGGTATCTGACCACCAACGGCACCGCCATCACCGACGAGCGGGCGGAGGCGCTCGCGCAGTTGGCCATCCAAGGGTTCGTCAAACACATCAGCGTGTCGATTGATGGTCCTCCCGAGATCCACGACGTGGCACGCGGGGCGAAAGGGACCTTCGAGCAAACGGCCAGGGGCGTGAGACGTCTCCGGGCGGCTGCCGGCCGAACCGGGGCGCCGCTTCGCGTCAGCATCAACACCACCGTCGCCGCCGACAGTATCGAGTCGCTCCATCGCATGGCCGACGTGGCCCGCGATCTCGGCGTCGACGCGATCGGCCTGAACCACCTGATGTACAGCACGCCGGAAGAGGTGGACCAGACGCTTCGGATCCTCGGCGTGGCCGACCCGGCGGTCATCGCGACGTACGTGACACGGGATCCAGGCGTCGCGCCCGCCCGAGTGAGCAGTCAGGTGAACGCACTGCAGAGACAATGCCGCGAGCGAGGCATCAAGTTCGATTTCCGTCCGCGCGTGCGACCCGAGCTTGTGGACGCGTACTACACGCCGGGAACGTCGCTCTCAGGACGGTGCCTCTACCCGTTCCGTCATGCCCGCGTGGGCTTCAGCGGCAAGGTCTACTTTTGCCCGTTCATCCGGGTCGTGGTGGGGGATCTTGCCACCGAGACGCTGGGACAGGTGTGGACGTCAGAGCGCTATGCGGCCATGCGCCGCCAGTTGCTCGAACACAAGCTGTTCCCCGTGTGCCGGCGATGCTGCAAGGTCGAGCTTGAACGACCGGGCGCGTGA